From the genome of Spartobacteria bacterium:
GACGATGGATCCGCGCCGTTTTCCACGCCGGCGACCACAACCACCCCGTCATAGTAAACACCCGTCATCGTGGTTTTGGCCGATACGGCGGCTTCGATATTGGTCACAGTAATCGTCAGCACAGCCTGTTCCCCGACCGAAACAACCGGTGGACAGGTCACATTGACCGCAATATTGGATTCTGTGCCCGCCGCCATCAGAAACGATGTCGGCCCATCAATCGACGCCGTCCAAGCCCCGTTATCCATCGAGGCGTCCAGATACATCAACATATCCTGACCGCCGCCATTTTCCAGTTTGCCGGTTACGACCGTACTCACACCAATATCCGCCGCCAGCGGCGCATCCAGCGACAGGCCGCCACCCACCTTAAAGACTTCTGATATAGTCACGGTCCAAACGGCTCCCGGATTCAGCGTACCCACGTCATACTGAAGGGCATAGCCATTATCCGTGTAGTCATGGGCATTGAGTTTACCCCCGAGATCTGCCCCTTCGACCAGCTGTTTCACGCTGTAATAGGACAGGCTGGCATAACTGCTCGGTGCCGGGTCTGTAGAGCCCATTTCCTGATAAATCAGCGATTCCGGCTTATTCGGATCAGGTTTGCGCACGCCCACCACCTTTCTCGAACTGCTCCAGTAACCACCCCCGCTGTCCGATCCGCCCAGATACGTATCCTGTCCGTGAAAAAAGCGCAAATCCGTCAGAACCTGCGCACTTGTATTTGAAATCGTAAACGCATAATTCAGCGTCCTGCCCGGCGAAACATACGTTGTATCCATCGTCAGTTCCACCTCCCCGCCGGACCACACCCGCCGGTTCAGCGACGCACTCACATTCGTGTTCAATATACAGCTCATGCTGCTTCCCGCATAGTACCCCGCCGAATACTTAAACGTGCCGCCCGCCTTGTAATAGATCAATGAACTCTTATCATCCGAAAACGTCTGCCCCCGCCAGGAATAATCCCCGTTCGCCAGCGCGATCCAGCTATCGATCCGCATCCCGGACGGATTAAACGTAATCCGCAGGGCATTCGGAACCTCCTCGCCGCCCAGCACCGGCGACTGCGCCCGCGCCACCCCCGCAAAAAGCGCCAGCGCCAGCAAAAAAGCCACTTTCCAATGATTGGAAAAACCCGAATTATTTTTTCCAATGATTGGAAAAAGTGAAAAAAAAGTTTCCAATGATTGGAAAAATGAAACGAAAAGTTTCCAATAATTGGAAAACGCTATCCTGCAACTTTTGGCCTGTTTATTCATCGAAATACCTCACCTGCGTTGATATCATAATCACGGAAATTCTCATGTTGGCTCTTTACGCCAAAGAGCAGGCTGAAGCCTGTACTACATACGGGATTTTCGGAGTTTTCATCGTATGTAGTACACGCTTTAGCGTGCTCTTGGGCCAACATCAGAATTGCTGTCAGAATCATCATAAGGGTTATTATTGATCGGTTACGCTGTTCTTTTGACGTCGGCGACGCAGCGCAAGGGTTCCCACAGTACCAAGAGCCAGCATCGCCAGCGTTCCCGGTTCAGGAACAGCAGAACCTCCGTCCGAGAAGGAACCGACCTGAATCGCGCCTCCTGAATCTTCGTAAGCCCAGCTGTGCAGTGTGCCGGAGCTTTGGCTCACACGTTCGATATCCGCCCAGCCATAAACCGTGCGACCATCTTCTTCTCTTTCAAAGGAAAATCCCAAATATCCGCGCGTACCATTGGCTGTCCAGTCACCATGAGTCGTAATGCTGCCCATCCCGTTGTTTTCATAGTAATAAAACGTGCCGCTGGCACCTGTGCCCATGCTGTCATTTACGAATTCGGAAGTATTCAACATGTCGACATCAGAACCTGCCACCATAACAGCCGCATTACCCAGTGCCTGTGCGCTAAAAGAATACGTTGCCGCATCTCCAAAGCTGGAACTCGAAGCTCCGAAAAAACGTAAGTCAGCCGAAGTCCCCTCCATCGTCAGATTATAATCACCCGCACCAACACCAAAATCTTGGTTTAGATTTTG
Proteins encoded in this window:
- a CDS encoding PEP-CTERM sorting domain-containing protein, producing MTKKTTRKKQHIERKWALYLAVAAASLITAGGAAAAVIYQQNLNQDFGVGAGDYNLTMEGTSADLRFFGASSSSFGDAATYSFSAQALGNAAVMVAGSDVDMLNTSEFVNDSMGTGASGTFYYYENNGMGSITTHGDWTANGTRGYLGFSFEREEDGRTVYGWADIERVSQSSGTLHSWAYEDSGGAIQVGSFSDGGSAVPEPGTLAMLALGTVGTLALRRRRQKNSVTDQ